The following coding sequences lie in one Nycticebus coucang isolate mNycCou1 chromosome 18, mNycCou1.pri, whole genome shotgun sequence genomic window:
- the CCL4 gene encoding C-C motif chemokine 4, whose amino-acid sequence MKFCATVLALLMLLAAFCSPALSAPMGSDPPTACCFSYTLRKISRNFVVDYFETSSLCSKPAVVFQTKRGRQVCANPSEDWVQEYVDDLELS is encoded by the exons ATGAAGTTCTGTGCGACCGTCCTCGCTCTCCTCATGCTCCTGGCTGCCTTCTGCTCTCCTGCGCTCTCTGCACCAA TGGGCTCAGACCCTCCCACCGCCTGCTGCTTCTCTTACACCCTGCGGAAGATCTCTAGAAACTTCGTGGTAGATTACTTCGAGACCAGCAGCCTCTGCTCCAAGCCAGCTGTGGT ATTCCAGACCAAAAGGGGCAGGCAAGTCTGTGCCAACCCCAGTGAAGACTGGGTCCAGGAATACGTGGACGACTTGGAACTGAGCTGA